The following are encoded in a window of Plasmodium vivax chromosome 10, whole genome shotgun sequence genomic DNA:
- a CDS encoding merozoite surface protein 3 (MSP3), putative (encoded by transcript PVX_097700A): MKSNLKSTLYIIFLYWYVHIKDEQKWVTVNAETPNLRNGWSIKNGDIHNGENNLNRKYADYLNDTVEGNSKMEALEEGLSGQSEEAVVKAQQEDGEVQAQQEEAVDLQLADKQAAEKAAGEAQQFAKEATQAAEQAAEDAKKAAQAEKDAKAAQDEAKEKVKNAEKINEAVEQATSAKEQAQKASGEAETAKEKAAAATKAAEQAAAAAAAKTTEEAKTNKQQAMDQKGLAEEALKRAKEAATNAQQAKENAEIALERTKAEVSKELAEKEVLAAKEAQKEAEAAKNKAKAASDKVTSENEAVNKATLASKRADEALGRAQEYATIAEKAAGEAQKAETVQTAQVASKKAKDAETSANYERIIAELAAEVAKAEAEKNEAEKELKEANKADEEAKAVGAAIGADKAKEKAKIEAEKAKKQLDEAKKLAKEVSSAEYNVEEKSVSEAKEKVSEIQKAVTAAKTAKELAVKAAKVATHILNAEKAKTEAQQAKKDALKAKAEAEKYASDSKAEKAKEAATKAATAADTATDKATKAEKESADAVTEANVNPDEIPDKEEEVKKKATQAADFSKEAVKAKNEALIEAEVAKAEAAKEEANMAQIEAGKAKAEAEKAAQTAPLSAVTEAKKKAENMATLAKEKAETAANEAKGTNESADSIRDKAKEEVTEEVTNKITEIKGKAENASKAANEAKKAQTEAELAAAVAKAAVAKHEAKKAQELADDAKKKADEEAKPVESKAKDEAASAAEKAKENAKTAEDAADEVLLKAKDAEEEVKNNWDNQQKKADITSKVNHVKEKTSQSIDAAKAAKKAKDLAEIALNVVKAEVANDKAKKAVTTAEAAKDEAKKAAASAEQPKKEAESAVEDAETAKDEEKEVEKKAQEVAENANAAQEQLKIAEQELQTAKGATSMETLVQAKTKALAAAEDAVKKGQAAEDAANEAKNNAAKAAEAAEKAKKAAEESALKKKLKVLEIVKKYSKEGYNTVDSDEHVLNEVEEQASEAKEEEEEDDEEEAEHSLPNDVEIEDDDDEGEEEEKEEEETEVKEEEDVKEEGHAQSSAHQSSVTELENQKAQSQEKSEKPLSDSNAQALLEDNYKDVVNFKKMADGLTKNIISTIDGDTDVLDTLKDFAEDLNQFIFSM, translated from the coding sequence atgaagtccAATTTGAAAAGTACCCtttacatcatttttttatattggtATGTGCACATCAAAGATGAGCAAAAGTGGGTGACTGTAAATGCTGAAACGCCCAACTTGAGAAACGGATGgtcaataaaaaatggcgacATACAcaatggggaaaataatttaaatcgAAAATATGCTGATTATCTGAATGACACAGTTGAGGGGAAttccaaaatggaagcaTTAGAGGAAGGACTATCGGGACAATCTGAAGAAGCAGTCGTTAAGGCACAACAAGAAGATGGAGAAGTTCAGGCACAACAAGAAGAAGCAGTCGATTTGCAATTAGCAGATAAACAAGCGGCAGAAAAGGCAGCAGGAGAAGCACAACAGTTTGCAAAAGAAGCCACACAAGCAGCAGAACAAGCAGCTgaagatgcaaaaaaagcagcacaAGCAGAAAAAGATGCGAAAGCTGCTCAAGATgaagcaaaggaaaaagtaaaaaacgcagaaaaaataaacgaagcCGTGGAACAAGCTACAAGTGCAAAGGAGCAAGCACAGAAGGCATCTGGTGAAGCAGAAActgcaaaagaaaaagcagctGCAGCTACAAAGGCAGCAGAACAAGCAGCTGCAGCTGCAGCTGCAAAGACAacagaagaagcaaaaacaaataagcaaCAGGCAATGGACCAAAAAGGACTAGCAGAAGAAGCTCTGAAAAGAGCAAAAGAAGCAGCAACAAATGCTCAACAAGCAAAGGAAAACGCGGAGATAGCATTGGAACGAACAAAAGCAGAAGTATCAAAAGAATTAGCAGAAAAAGAGGTACTAGCAGCAAAAGAAGCACAAaaggaagcagaagcagcaaaaaataaagcaaaagcTGCAAGCGATAAAGTAACGAGTGAAAACGAAGCTGTAAACAAGGCAACCTTAGCAAGTAAGCGAGCGGACGAAGCATTAGGCAGAGCACAAGAATACGCGACTATAGCAGAAAAGGCAGCCGGAGAAGCACAAAAGGCAGAAACAGTACAAACAGCACAAGTAGCATCCAAAAAGGCTAAGGATGCAGAAACAAGTGCGAATTATGAAAGAATAATAGCAGAACTAGCAGCCGAAGTAGcaaaagcagaagcagaaaaaaatgaagcagaaaaagaattgaaagaagcaaataaggcagatgaagaagcaaaagctGTAGGAGCTGCAATTGGCGCCGATAaggcaaaggaaaaggctaaaatagaagcagaaaaggcaaaaaaacaactagacgaagcaaaaaaattagcaaaggAAGTAAGTTCAGCAGAGTACAACGTAGAAGAGAAATCAGTATCTGAGGCAAAAGAGAAAGTTTCAGAAATACAAAAAGCGGTGACTGCAGCAAAAACTGCAAAAGAACTAGCGGTAAAGGCAGCAAAAGTAGCAacacatatattaaatgcagaaaaggcaaaaacaGAAGCAcaacaagcaaaaaaagatgcACTAAAGGCAAAAGCAGAAGCTGAAAAATACGCAAGTGATTCTAAAgctgaaaaagcaaaagaagcaGCAACTAAGGCAGCAACGGCAGCGGATACAGCAACTGATAAAGCTACGAAAGCGGAAAAGGAATCCGCAGATGCAGTAACAGAAGCAAACGTGAATCCAGACGAAATACCagataaagaagaagaggtaaagaaaaaggcaaccCAAGCAGCAGATTTCTCAAAAGAAGCtgtgaaagcaaaaaatgaagcgttAATAGAAGCAGAAGTAGCAAAGGCAGAAGCGGCAAAAGAGGAAGCTAATATGGCGCAAATCGAAGCCGGTAAAGcaaaagcagaagcagaaaaagctGCGCAAACAGCTCCATTAAGTGCAGTAacagaggcaaaaaaaaaagcagaaaataTGGCCACTCtagcaaaggaaaaagcagaaaCGGCCGCAAACGaagcaaaaggaacaaatgaaaGTGCAGACAGTATACGAGATaaagcaaaagaagaagtaaCAGAAGAAGTAACCAACAAAATTACGGAGattaaaggaaaagcagAAAATGCCTCAAAAGCAGCAAATGAAGCCAAGAAGGCGCAGACAGAAGCAGAACTCGCAGCAGCTGTAGCCAAAGCAGCAGTAGCAAAGCACGAGGCGAAAAAAGCGCAAGAATTGGCTgatgatgcaaaaaaaaaagcggacgAAGAAGCAAAACCGGTGGAATCAAAAGCAAAAGATGAGGCAGCTAGCGCAGCAGAGAAAGCAAAGGAAAATGCCAAGACAGCAGAAGATGCAGCAGATGAAGTGTTATTAAAAGCGAAAGAtgcagaagaagaggtaaaaaataattgggATAACCAGCAGAAAAAGGCAGATATAACCTCTAAAGTGAACcatgtgaaggaaaaaacatcACAATCAATTGACGCAGCCAAAGCAGCGAAGAAAGCAAAAGATTTAGCCGAAATTGCACTAAACGTTGTAAAAGCAGAAGTGGCGAATgataaggcaaaaaaggcagtcACAACAGCGGAAGCAGCAAAagatgaagcaaaaaaggcagccGCATCAGCAGAGCAACCCAAGAAGGAAGCAGAATCTGCGGTGGAAGACGCGGAAACGGCGaaggatgaagaaaaggaagtagaaaaaaaagcacaagaGGTGGCGGAAAACGCAAATGCAGCGCAggaacaattaaaaatagccGAACAGGAATTGCAGACAGCTAAGGGAGCCACGTCGATGGAAACATTGGTCCAAGCTAAAACGAAAGCCCTTGCGGCGGCAGAAGATGCAGTTAAGAAAGGGCAGGCAGCGGAAGATGCAGCCAACGAGGCAAAAAATAACGCAGCGAAAGCCGCAGAAGCTgctgaaaaagcaaaaaaggcagcagAAGAATCAgccttaaagaaaaaacttaAAGTTCTagaaattgtgaaaaaatactCCAAAGAAGGCTACAATACAGTCGACAGTGACGAACATGTGCTAAACGAAGTTGAAGAACAGGCaagcgaagcgaaggaggaagaggaggaggacgacgaagaagaagcagagcaTTCATTACCGAACGATGTAGAAATAGAGGATGATGACGATGaaggagaggaggaggaaaaagaagaggaagaaacagaagtgaaggaagaggaagatgttAAAGAGGAAGGACATGCACAAAGCAGTGCACATCAGAGCAGCGTAACCGAGTTAGAAAATCAAAAAGCACAATCCCAAGAAAAGAGTGAAAAACCATTAAGCGACAGCAACGCCCAAGCGCTGCTCGAAGACAACTATAAAGATGTTGtgaactttaaaaaaatggctgacGGGTTgaccaaaaatataattagcACAATCGACGGGGACACAGACGTCCTAGACACCCTCAAGGACTTCGCTGAAGACCTGAATCAGTTCATTTTTAGCATGTAA
- a CDS encoding merozoite surface protein 3 alpha (MSP3a), putative (encoded by transcript PVX_097695A), translating to MRQFFGTTILVLFLNLYVLQTNVVSNENVNLKNPNLRNGWAGKDVTLQDEQSGPNAKDGDEVNTNQDQIKLQQKSDETLLQMQGQDKEKVAESDDLKEAKEAKTKAEKEEAEAETVKQKILKAEKETEKAEQKIKDAINKVKEYALQKESEVKEQTKAAKFAADEATAENAKEKKETANTALGEAQKAKKEMETAAVIVAEVVKAMEAEKESQKANEEAQKANQEAENAKNNIINIETEKAGADNPNSKAEQERTIVNEKAKGAIENAKQASTRATGAAQKATGAAQKAAEEAQKAIAAITGNVKEIPPANVEEIKKIASDAVKDAKDAKKAKGEAQINAEIVKLELAKVEAKKVVASANKAKKEAAAAAKTSKSAKLTAGRAVKKAEEAEAKAKILENQNEQDAISSAETAATAAVAAVAAVATAEAAATAGNEEEKKKEAEAEGKIKTLIQKVAEAIKAANQAKKAQIEAEIAVEVAKIEEHSEVAQKEVEEAEKANAKAKQAASEAQEAKTQTEKAAKAAEMVKAKDLAKTEVEIATKAEKEVADAKMEADEESSEAVEKAHAIKMQLEVAINAEKKAAKEVDITKLEDAKKEAQDATKNAKELLSIVQKASTLAIAKSKNAENSLEKVKKAAEVAKAKLAKAEAKNQAEEAKAIAAKADELSKGTKASTAEKTKAEAAAKEAAAQATKAADEAGKAATAADNTKKAATSAEAKVEANKAVAAAKEAIIAKIKAAHEFLKTKNQDILEPVEMFSGGTENVTDREEQVKDEVEEQGDGSNEKAEEEEEEDSESALPNGSDGLEDDVDLDVDDDVEEEENVATNHQKGGKYEKGKVTDAVDDTNADKQFGDEFDAYNDIKKVTEALVKTMTSLVSEDPSVGDTINEFLSDMNQLFLSW from the coding sequence ATGAGGCAATTTTTCGGCACCACCATTTTGGTACTCTTCTTAAACTTATATGTTTTACAAACTAATGTGGTCAGTaacgaaaatgtgaatttgaaaaatcccAACTTGAGGAACGGATGGGCAGGAAAAGACGTAACACTCCAGGATGAGCAAAGCGGTCCAAACGCAAAAGACGGTGATGAAGTGAACACAAATCAAGACCAAATCAAATTGCAACAAAAATCGGATGAAACCTTACTCCAGATGCAGGGACAAGATAAAGAAAAGGTGGCCGAATCGGATGATttaaaagaagcaaaagaagcaaaaactaaagcagaaaaggaggaagcagAAGCTGAAAcagttaaacaaaaaatattaaaagcggaaaaagaaacagaaaaggcagaacagaaaataaaagatgcCATAAATAAGGTGAAAGAATACGCATTACAGAAAGAATCTGAAGTGAAGGAACAGACAAAAGCAGCAAAATTTGCAGCAGATGAAGCAACTGCGGAAAAcgcaaaagaaaagaaagaaacagCGAATACAGCATTGGGTGAAGCacaaaaagcaaaaaaagaaatggaaacaGCAGCTGTAATAGTAGCTGAAGTAGTAAAGGCAATGGAGGCAGAAAAAGAATCCCAAAAGGCGAACGAAGAAGCCCAAAAAGCGAACCAAGAAGCtgaaaatgcgaaaaacAATATTATAAACATAGAAACCGAAAAAGCAGGTGCAGATAACCCAAATTCTAAAGCAGAACAAGAAAGGACAATAGTaaatgaaaaggcaaaaggaGCAATAGAAAATGCGAAGCAAGCATCAACCAGAGCAACAGGAGCAGCACAAAAAGCAACAGGAGCAGCACAAAaagcagcagaagaagcacaaAAAGCAATAGCTGCAATAACAGGCAATGTAAAAGAAATACCACCAGCAAATgtagaagaaataaaaaaaatagcatctGATGCTGTGAAAGACGCAAAGGACGCCAAGAAGGcaaagggagaagcgcaaATAAATGCAGAAATAGTAAAATTAGAATTAGCAAAAgtagaagcaaaaaaagtaGTAGCGAGTGctaataaagcaaaaaaagaagcagcagcTGCAGCAAAAACTTCAAAATCAGCAAAACTCACTGCTGGGAGAGCGGTcaaaaaagcagaagaagcagaagcaaaagcgaaaatattggaaaatcaaaatgagCAAGATGCAATCTCATCAGCAGAAACCGCAGCAACCGCGGCAgtagcagcagtagcagcagTAGCAACAGCAGAAGCAGCTGCAACAGCAggaaatgaagaggaaaaaaaaaaagaagcagaggcagaaggaaaaataaagaccCTAATACAAAAGGTAGCAGAAGCAATAAAAGCTGCAAATCAAGCCAAGAAGGCACAAATAGAGGCAGAAATAGCCGTCGAAGTAGCCAAAATAGAAGAACATTCTGAAGTGGCTCAGAAGGAAGTAGAAGAGgcggaaaaggcaaacgCGAAGGCAAAACAAGCAGCCTCAGAAGCGCAAGAAGCAAAGACACAAACGGAAAAGGCAGCAAAAGCGGCTGAAATGGTAAAGGCAAAAGACTTAGCAAAAACAGAAGTAGAAATAGCAACaaaggcagaaaaggaagtagctgatgcaaaaatggaagcagaCGAAGAATCATCTGAGGCCGTAGAAAAGGCACATGCAATAAAAATGCAGTTAGAAGTAGCTataaatgcagaaaaaaaggcagccaAGGAAGTAGACATCACAAAATTAGaggatgcaaaaaaggaagcacaaGATGCAACCAAAAATGCTAAAGAACTGTTATCAATTGTACAAAAAGCATCGACACTGGCAATTGCAAAATCAAAAAATGCAGAGAACTCATtggaaaaggtgaaaaaggcaGCTGAGGTAGCAAAGGCGAAGTTGGCAAAAGCAGAAGCGAAAAATCAAGCGGAAGAAGCTAAGGCTATAGCAGCTAAAGCAGACGAATTATCGAAAGGAACAAAAGCATCAACAGCAGAGAAAACCAAAGCAGAAGCTGCAGCGAAAGAGGCAGCAGCGCAAGCGACTAAGGCAGCAGACGAAGCAGGAAAAGCTGCGACTGCAGCGgataacacaaaaaaggcagcaacATCAGCTGAGGCAAAGGTAGAGGCAAACAAAGCTGTCGCCGCCGCGAAGGAAGCgataattgcaaaaattaaagcagcacacgaatttttaaaaacaaagaaCCAGGATATACTAGAACCAGTGGAAATGTTTTCTGGGGGAACCGAAAATGTAACCGACAGGGAGGAACAAGTAAAGGATGAAGTGGAGGAACAGGGAGATGGGAGTAACGAGAAAgccgaagaagaagaggaggaagattcTGAATCGGCGTTACCGAATGGTTCTGATGGGCTAGAGGATGACGTAGATTTGGATGTGGACGACGATgtagaagaggaggaaaacgtAGCAACTAATCATCAGAAAGgtggaaaatatgaaaagggaaaagttaCAGATGCTGTGGATGATACTAACGCAGACAAGCAGTTTGGAGATGAATTCGACGCGTACAACGACATTAAGAAGGTAACAGAAGCGCTCGTAAAAACGATGACGTCCTTAGTTTCAGAAGATCCCTCGGTTGGGGACACCATAAATGAGTTCCTCTCCGATATGAATCAGCTATTTCTGAGCTGGTAA